The Streptomyces sp. TLI_105 DNA segment GAATCCGACCACGGGCCATTTTCTTGCGCAGGTTGCCCCCGCCCGGGGCAACGATCGGCAGTTGACCGCGGGCGAAGGTGGGCACGACGGAGCGGCTGGAGACGAAGGTGTCGAGGACCGTGGCCTTGGTGAGCCGGCGCCGCGCGATGCGCTGCTGGATCTGCACACTGTACAAAACCCTCGTTGGGTCGGCGATATAGACAGCAAGCTGTCCACGGTCGCTCTCGTCACGGTTCGACTGCTCGATACGCTCGATCAATGCGCGATAGGTTGCCTCGACATCCACGTGATCCCGCTGCAGGGTAGCGATCGCAGGAATGAGAAGGCGCTGGAGATTGACGTCAGTGATGTGCCGACGGGACGGAAGTTCATCGTCGATGTGCAGCACGCCGAAGAAGAGCTTGACGGAGTCGGTGAAGCCGTCCGGGATGGCGATGTCGGCGAGCCTGGAAACCTGCGGGACTTCGGGAATGGTGGCGTAGGGGTGCTTCCAACGAATCTTCAAGAAGTACTGGGCGACCGCAGTGACCATGTCGTCCACCCCAAATGTGATACGCGGGTCGGCACCGCACATCGCCTTCAGGGTTGTAGCGCCACCCTTGCCTGTTGTGAGGCCTGCGTTCGTGGCAAGTCGCAGTCGGACGTTGCTCAGGCCATCGCACGCCCGCCAGCGGTCGAAAAGGTGCGCCAGCCCTCCATCCTTGCAAAGATCCGCCACGTTCCAGGGATTGCGCCGCTTTCCCCGGTGCTTCACGGATACGAGTTCGACCGAACCGTCCGCGTACGAGACGACGAAGTCCTCGTGCCACTCGCAGACCACTGCTTCGACGGAATCCTGCGTGAGCAGCGCCACGCAGATCTGGGCCGCGACCTCCGCCTGATAGCGGTAGTTGCCCAGGGTGTCCGCCCCACTGTCCTCCTGAGGGGCAACGCGGAAGATCGGGTGCACGAACCCTTCATCGGACTCTGCATCCTCTGTTGCTTCAGCCTCAGCTGTCATCGCATCCCCCCACCCCGCCATTGGAGGCACGACCTCAGGGCCAACGGCGGAAGATCACCACACTTACCACAGCGCCCACGCACTCCGTAACCGGTCGATCACATTCGAGGTCTCCGAGAATCAGGTCTGCTTCGGCTCGGCAGGCGCCGGGCTACGGAACTGCCGACTCCGCCTGGACACCAAGCGCGTCATCGCCGAGGGCGACAGGGTCGTCACCCACTGCCACCTCATCCTCGAACCCGACAAGCCCGGCCGCACCCTGGCCGACTTCTTCCTCCTGGAGAACGGCAGGATCGTCGAGCGCTGGGACGTCATTCAGGACGTTCCGGAGACTGCCGCCGACTACGTCGGCATGTTCTGAACGACGATCCGCACAAGCAGTCGTCCCGCCCTCCGGACCGGCTCAGGTGGTGCGCCGACAATCCCTCAGCGGTGCCGAACGTCCCGCATCGGCTGCCAGACCGTAGCGACCGGGAGTACCACCTATGGGGTGCACTGCTTTGCCCCTCAGATCACCTCAGCAAAGCCGTCGCGTACAGCCACGATCTCCCTGAAGACGGCGCATCCCGCCGCTCCGCCCCCTGCCTGCAACGGCAGCAGCGAGACTCAGCACCTGACTGTGGGTCAGGTAAGTCAGCAAAAGGTCAGCATCGATCCGAATGAACCCTGACACACATGACTTGAGACGAGACTCGACACGCTTCCTCGCGAGCCCAGTGGACCCCCGCCCCTCGACCACAGGACCGGCAGCGGATCGGGGGTCCCGGCATCGCGGGCGCGAGGAGGAGCACGGCCCGCCCGCTCACACGTTTGTCCAGGTCAGCGTACTCGTCCGCGCGGCTTGAGCGGGGTGGCGGGCAGTTCCGGGGCGGTCAGGCGGGCACCGTCGTAGCCGTGCACCTCGCCGAACCGCGAGCCCTTCTCCCAGTCCTCTCGCGCCTGTACGATCTCGTCACCGGATCGGCCGACGAAGTTCCGCCACATAGCACGGGATTGCCGTTTCATCCCGGCTCAGGGGCTTGATCGACCATCCGGGGTCGGCAAAAGGTCAGCAAGACGCCCGGGGGTCAACCAGCATGGCCACCACCTCGGCGGCCCCGGGCCGGGGTGAGCCTGCTCGGTTCCAGCGGTCGGCCCCAAGGCCGGCGAATGTCCTCGGCAAGCGGCCCGGCGAGCCGCAGGTGGGCGTGCGCGGCTGCCTGTTCATCCCACCCGGAGAGCCGTGGCGCGACCCCTTCATAGAGTCCTTCAACGGTCGCCTGCGCGACGAATGCCTCAACGTCCACCTGTTCTGGTCCCTGACCCACGCCAGGGTCACCATCGGCGACTGGAAGGAGGAGGACGACCACGACCGGCCGCGCTCATCGCTGGGCCACCGAACCCCGGGTGCCTATGCTGCGATCCGCGCTAATCGGCTCTCACGCGTCTGGTGTCGTGCGCCCACATCGCGATCTCGACGCGGTTGCGTGCGTCGAGCTTGGTCATCAACGATGCGACGTGGGTCTTGACCGTGCTCAGGCTGACGAAGAGCTCGGTGGCGATCTCGGCGTTGGTGCGGCCTCGTGCCACCAGCGCGAGCACCTCCTCCTCGCGCTCGGTGAGCGGGTTGCTCGGCTGGACCGGTACCACCGGCGCCTGGCCTGCGAAGGTCGCCAGCAGCCGGCGGGTGACGTCGGGGGCGATCAGCGCGTCCCCGTTGGCCGCCGCGTGGATGGCCTGCACGAGGAGCTCCGGCCCGGCGTTCTTGAGCAGGAAGCCGCGGGCGCCGGCGCGCAGGGCGCCGAGGACGTACTCATCGAGGTCGAAGGTGGTGATCACGACGACCGCCATCGGGTCCGTCACGTCTGGCCCGGCCAGGCGCCGCGTCACCTCGATGCCGTCGAGCCCGGGCATCCGGATGTCGACGAGGAGGACATCGGGACGCAGCCGGGTCGCCAGGTCGAGCGCTGCGAGCCCGTCTGCCGCCTCCCCCACGACCTCGAGGTCGTGTTGCGCGCCGAGGATCATCACCAGCCCGGTCCGGACCAAGTCCTGGTCGTCGGCTACGACAACACGGATGCTCATGCCAACGCCGCCACCGGCAGCACGGCCTCAACCACCCAGCCGCCCTCGGGCCCCGGCCCCGCGGAGAGCGATCCGCCGAGGAGCTGGGCGCGTTCGGCCATGCCCAGCAGGCCGAACCCGGGCTCCGGGGCCGGCCCCGGCTCGGTCCGTCCATCGTCGCTGACACGCAGCCTGACGGCGTCGCCCTCCCGGCGTACGTCGATCGCGACGCGGGTCGCGCTCCGGGCGTGCCGTACGGCGTTGGTCAGCGACTCCTGCGCGAGCCGGTAGAGCGCGGCGTCCACGGGTCGTGCCAGCCGGGCGAACGAACCGTCCAGCGAGACCTCGACGGTGGGCGTCGCGTCGGCGCGCGCCAGAGCAGGCAGGTCCGCGACACCCGGCTGCGGTGCGTAGGCGACGGTTTCCTCCTCACGCAGCACCCGCACCATGGACCTCATCTCCGCCAGGGTTCGCGATGCTTCGGACTCGATCGCGGCCAGGACCTCGGCAGCCTTCTCGGGCTGGACGCCTGCGACCACGCCACCGGCCTGTGCCTGCACCGCGATGGCCGAGACGTGGTGGGCCACGGTGTCGTGCAGCTCTCGCGCCAGCGCCACCCGCTCCTGATTGCGGATCTCGTGCTGTTGGCGATGCCAGAGGTCCGCGCGGTAGCGGAACACCACCGCGAGGGCGACGACCAACAGCAAGAGGACGCTCCCGCCGAAAATGTCGTCCCAGCCCGCGGAGGAGGCGTACATCCCCAGCACGACGACGAGCGTCACGAACGCCGTCCCCGAGACGATCTCCCGTCCCGAGCCCCACCGCACCAGGGAGTAGAGCAGGATCAGGGCGGCCGACATGGAGTAGAGGCCGAGGTCCCCGGCGTGCGCGGTCAGCTGCAGGACCGAGAGCAGCCCGGCGACGCCCCACCCGACCAGGACGGCCGTCAGGGGGCGGCCCCGCCGCCAGAGCAGGGCAGGCACCAGCGCCAGGGCGAGCACCGTCACGAGTGGTCGCCAGGCCAAGCCCGGCCGAACGATGCCCTCGACCAAGGCGGCGGCCGTGAACACGCCCACCAGCAGCCGGTCCGGACGACCGACGGGTGGGGCGTCAGCAGGCCGCGGCTCATGCCAGACGGAGCGCCGGAAAGTGACCACGGCTCCAGCCTAGGCATCGTCGCGCCTCGGCGTATCCGCCGAAAGAACGAGAGAGAGACCATGCCATCGGCCAGGCGAACCGAAGCCCCCGGGCCGAGGCGCCCGCCGCCGGGCTCGGCGATCGTGGACCTACCGATCCTCACCGCAACGACGGAGCCCACGATGAGAACACGACAACCCACCACCGCCACACTGGAAGACCAGCGGATCCCGCTGAGGGCCAAGCTCGCCGCGACGTGGACAGCCTTCATGTTCCTCTACGCCTACGTGGACGTTCTCAACTTCTTCACGCCCGGCGTCGTCAAAGACATCCTCGACGGCAAGGTCTTCGAGTTCGACCTCTCCCAGACCTTTTCGACCACGGCGCTGGCCCTCGTGGCCATCCCAATCTTCATGGTCGTCCTGTCGACGACGCTGCCCGCCCGGGCGAACCGCATCACGAACCTCGTCGTGGCCTCGCTCTACGTCCCCGTCACGGCGTTCAACGCGGTGGGCGCGTCCTGGCTGTACTTCTACGGCCTTGGCATCGCACTGGAACTGATCCTTCTCGCCCTCATCGTGCGGTACGCCTGGACCTGGCCCCGTACCGTCGGCGACCACGGCGACCAGCCCTGACCGTGAAACCGTTCGCGCCCAGCCACAAGCGTCAAATCCCCGCCTGCAACGACAGCACCCGGAACCGCATGTTGATTATGCGCCAGAAAAGGCCGGCAAAGGCTCCCTACGGACGTGGAAGAACGGCTGCGTGGCAAGGGGAACGCCTTCCAGCGGCTGGACGACATGGCGGCCCTCTTCGTCTCGGTCGGCTTTCCTGACGTACGAAGTTCGGTCGAGCCGTCCGCCTGGCAGCGACTGCTCCGGACCCGGCGGCGCGTCATGTGTTCCCCCACAACGACGGTGTCGTCGACGAGAGACATCCGCTCCGAGCACCTGCTTCCAGAGTTTCCGTCAGCCACCGGCTCGTGATCTCGGAAGCCGACTGCAGAGAGGCGGTCGGCGATGCCGCCGCACTGTGTCGAGCGCTCGTGGAGATCGGGCTCCGGTAGGCCCGGCCCTCTCTCGGGTAGCGACTCTCGTCACCAGGAAGGCCACCGCGAACGTGCTTCCGCTCAGGGGAGGAGCCGGCCACCGCAACCGCCGAGCAGACCGGCAAGGGCGACTCCGACCCGAAGAGCGAGGACCGCGGCCATGGTGGCCGGGACCGTGAGGAGGGCGGAGAGGTCGAGTTCATCCGGTGCCTCGACGAGGCCGAGCACAGGGACGCTCAGGGCCTCGGCGCGGGACGGGGCCGCCGCCCGCCCGCGCGGGCGGGCGGCGGCCCCGGTCGGCGCGCGGCGGTGATCAGTCGGGGAGCCGGTCCATG contains these protein-coding regions:
- a CDS encoding dsDNA nuclease domain-containing protein, with protein sequence MTAEAEATEDAESDEGFVHPIFRVAPQEDSGADTLGNYRYQAEVAAQICVALLTQDSVEAVVCEWHEDFVVSYADGSVELVSVKHRGKRRNPWNVADLCKDGGLAHLFDRWRACDGLSNVRLRLATNAGLTTGKGGATTLKAMCGADPRITFGVDDMVTAVAQYFLKIRWKHPYATIPEVPQVSRLADIAIPDGFTDSVKLFFGVLHIDDELPSRRHITDVNLQRLLIPAIATLQRDHVDVEATYRALIERIEQSNRDESDRGQLAVYIADPTRVLYSVQIQQRIARRRLTKATVLDTFVSSRSVVPTFARGQLPIVAPGGGNLRKKMARGRIPADEAAHAERLRSAWYVAWSQHRSGLAGDTTELANASLEVLDAVFACREQAEDEAPDGAPYGRRMNQLMARHLAPDELGVGLPFPVNGRHLRGLAYQLCDDCDFYFSDVFDPSEEEAS
- a CDS encoding response regulator transcription factor; protein product: MSIRVVVADDQDLVRTGLVMILGAQHDLEVVGEAADGLAALDLATRLRPDVLLVDIRMPGLDGIEVTRRLAGPDVTDPMAVVVITTFDLDEYVLGALRAGARGFLLKNAGPELLVQAIHAAANGDALIAPDVTRRLLATFAGQAPVVPVQPSNPLTEREEEVLALVARGRTNAEIATELFVSLSTVKTHVASLMTKLDARNRVEIAMWAHDTRRVRAD
- a CDS encoding sensor histidine kinase — protein: MAWRPLVTVLALALVPALLWRRGRPLTAVLVGWGVAGLLSVLQLTAHAGDLGLYSMSAALILLYSLVRWGSGREIVSGTAFVTLVVVLGMYASSAGWDDIFGGSVLLLLVVALAVVFRYRADLWHRQQHEIRNQERVALARELHDTVAHHVSAIAVQAQAGGVVAGVQPEKAAEVLAAIESEASRTLAEMRSMVRVLREEETVAYAPQPGVADLPALARADATPTVEVSLDGSFARLARPVDAALYRLAQESLTNAVRHARSATRVAIDVRREGDAVRLRVSDDGRTEPGPAPEPGFGLLGMAERAQLLGGSLSAGPGPEGGWVVEAVLPVAALA
- a CDS encoding DUF6326 family protein; this translates as MRTRQPTTATLEDQRIPLRAKLAATWTAFMFLYAYVDVLNFFTPGVVKDILDGKVFEFDLSQTFSTTALALVAIPIFMVVLSTTLPARANRITNLVVASLYVPVTAFNAVGASWLYFYGLGIALELILLALIVRYAWTWPRTVGDHGDQP